The following are from one region of the Ochotona princeps isolate mOchPri1 chromosome 4, mOchPri1.hap1, whole genome shotgun sequence genome:
- the LOC101528357 gene encoding olfactory receptor 10D3 has protein sequence MEAKNCSEVTEFILRGIPHTEGLETLLFIVFLPFYICTLLGNVSILVAVISSARLHTSMYFFLGNLSVFDMGFSSVTCPKMLLYLMGLSRLISYKDCVSQLFFFHFLGSIECFLYTVMAYDRFTAICYPLQYTTIMNPRICVALAVGTWLLGCIHSSILTSLTFTLPSCGSNEVDYFFCDILAILPLASADTSIAQRVSFTNVGLVSLVCFLLILMSYTRITVSILSIHTTEGRRRAFSTCSAHLIAILCAYGPIITVYLQPTPNPMLGTVVQILMNLVGPMLNPLIYTLRNKEVKIVLKTIFHRKGHIPES, from the coding sequence ATGGAAGCAAAGAACTGCTCAGAGGTGACCGAGTTCATCCTGCGGGGAATCCCTCACACAGAGGGCCTGGAGACCTTACTTTTCATCGTATTCCTGCCCTTCTACATCTGCACCCTTCTGGGAAATGTGTCTATCCTCGTGGCTGTCATCTCTTCTGCTCGTCTGCACACATCAATGTATTTCTTCCTGGGGAACTTGTCTGTGTTTGACATGGGTTTCTCCTCTGTGACATGTCCCAAAATGCTGCTTTACCTCATGGGACTAAGCAGACTCATCTCCTACAAAGACTGTGTCTCCCAGCTCTTCTTCTTCCACTTCCTGGGAAGCATCGAGTGCTTTTTGTACActgtgatggcctatgaccgcttcACCGCCATCTGCTACCCTCTGCAGTACACCACCATCATGAACCCTCGGATTTGCGTGGCCCTGGCTGTGGGCACGTGGCTGTTAGGCTGCATTCATTCTAGCATCTTGACATCCCTCACCTTCACATTGCCATCCTGTGGCTCTAACGAAGTAGATTACTTCTTCTGTGATATTCTAGCAATCTTACCCTTAGCCTCTGCTGATACATCTATAGCACAGAGGGTGAGCTTCACCAATGTTGGTCTTGTGTCTCTTGTCTGCTTTCTTCTAATTCTTATGTCCTACACTCGAATCACAGTCTCCATCTTGAGTATTCATACAACTGAGGGTCGTCGCCGTGCcttctctacctgcagtgcccaCCTCATTGCCATCCTGTGTGCCTATGGACCCATCATCACTGTCTACCTGCAGCCCACACCCAACCCCATGCTAGGAACTGTAGTGCAAATTCTGATGAATCTGGTAGGACCAATGCTGAACCCTTTGATCTATACTTTGAGGAATAAGGAAGTAAAAATAGTCCTGAAAACAATATTCCATAGAAAAGGCCATATCCCTGAAAGTTAG